GTTCGACTGGATCCGGATCTGGAGCGCCAACTGGCCCGCATCGCCCGGCGGACCGGCCGGAGCCGGAGCGAGGTGGTGCGTGAGGCGCTTCGCCGCCAGCTCGCCCTGGCTCAGTTCGAAGATCTCCGACGCCGCATCATGCCCTTGGCTGAGGCACGGGGGTATTTGACGGACGAGGAC
This genomic window from bacterium contains:
- a CDS encoding ribbon-helix-helix protein, CopG family → MKTSALTVRLDPDLERQLARIARRTGRSRSEVVREALRRQLALAQFEDLRRRIMPLAEARGYLTDEDVFRDVS